The Thunnus thynnus chromosome 22, fThuThy2.1, whole genome shotgun sequence genome includes a window with the following:
- the LOC137175113 gene encoding Fc receptor-like protein 5, whose protein sequence is MAVPNKATVILQPNWPLIYRGETVTVRCEIQGGGDTEWTYEWTPDNLITSPTLSEHRINSNNYYSGEFKCRGRKDSYSSTEWSDVITLTVLPYKPKAKLSADNRDIPVGGSVTLTCSVDPSSSGWKYDWYKDEKTSEPLNTQDAVFQSTGQISVSQGGLYWCRGGRGDPVYYTEYSDSITINKYGSNRAVVTLQPNWPKIYRGEAITLRCDIKDGGDTKWEYEWETPRSTKRQTQNEYRISSAYISDSGDYRCLGRMKSEQSSTEWSDAFKLTVLYAPESVLTVFPSWLSPGDSVTLSCEVEHPSAGWRFYWYETVPKLSGNSYSYELLPGSTNGTEQDSYIIHGSTHTARYMCRAGRGDPVFYTQYSKPAFVWSGDVYSAVTLKVSPDRVQHFTYDSVSLSCEGTFTEWRVRRFPENHNCSYWRSMTGSTCNINSSQQSDAVYWCESGSGEFSNAVNITIQNADIILVSPVHPVTEGDSATLGCKLKRGELLSNVFFYQNDKLIQNDTRGELNISAVSKSDEGFYKCKYSGKESVQSWLSVKAVSRPDSSSSLIPLIVGLVCGIIFIILLLLLCCYRRSKGETFSL, encoded by the exons ATGGCAG TTCCAAATAAGGCCACTGTGATCCTGCAACCCAACTGGCCTCTGATATACAGGGGTGAGACAGTCACTGTCAGATGTGAGATTCAGGGAGGTGGAGACACTGAGTGGACGTATGAATGGACACCAGACAACTTAATCACATCTCCAACACTCAGTGAACACAGGATCAACAGCAACAATTACTACAGTGGAGAATTCAAGTGTAGAGGAAGGAAGGACTCATATTCCTCGACAGAGTggagtgatgtcatcacattGACAGTATTAC CATATAAACCAAAGGCCAAACTGAGTGCTGACAACAGAGACATTCCAGTAGGGGGCAGTGTGACCCTGACCTGCTCTGTGGACCCATCATCATCTGGTTGGAAATACGACTGGTACAAAGATGAGAAAACCTCTGAACCCCTGAACACACAAGATGCTGTTTTCCAATCAACTGGACAAATCAGTGTCTCACAGGGAGGACTCTACTggtgcagaggaggaagaggagacccAGTTTACTACACAGAGTACAGTGATTCAATCACTATCAACAAATATG GCTCAAACAGAGCGGTTGTGACTCTGCAACCCAACTGGCCAAAGATATACAGAGGAGAGGCGATCACTCTCAGATGTGACATCAAGGATGGAGGAGACACTAAGTGGGAGTATGAATGGGAAACACCCAGATCAACAAAACgtcaaacacaaaatgaatacAGGATTAGTTCTGCTTATATATCAGACAGTGGAGACTACAGGTGTTTGGGCAGAATGAAAAGTGAACAATCTTCAACAGAATGGAGTGATGCCTTCAAACTGACAGTATTAT ATGCACCAGAGTCTGTCCTCACTGTGTTTCCATCATGGCTGAGTCCTGGAGACTCAGTAACTCTGAGCTGTGAGGTTGAACATCCATCTGCAGGATGGAGGTTCTACTGGTATGAGACTGTTCCCAAACTATCAGGCAACTCCTACAGCTATGAGCTGCTACCTGGTAGCACCAATGGGACTGAACAGGATTCCTACATCATTCATGGGTCGACACACACAGCAAGATATATGTGTAGAGCTGGAAGAGGAGACCCAGTGTTTTACACTCAATACAGTAAACCTGCGTTTGTTTGGTCTGGAG atgtttattCAGCAGTGACTCTCAAAGTGAGTCCTGACAGAGTGCAGCACTTCACCTATGACTCTGTCTCACTGAGCTGTGAAGGAACCTTTACTGAGTGGAGGGTGAGGAGGTTTCCTGAGAACCACAACTGTTCTTACTGGAGGTCAATGACTGGATCCACATGCAACATCAACAGTTCACAGCAGAGTGATGCAGTGTActggtgtgagtctggatcaggAGAGTTCAGCAATGCAGTCAACATCACTATACAga ATGCAGATATTATCCTGGTGAGCCCTGTGCATCCTGTGACTGAGGGAGATTCTGCTACTCTTGGCTGCAAACTGAAGAGAGGAGAATTACTTTCCaatgtgtttttctatcaaaatgacaaacttaTCCAAAATGATACCAGAGGGGAGCTGAATATCTCTGCAGTGTCAAAGTCAGACGAAGGCTTCTACAAGTGTAAATACTCAGGAAAAGAATCAGTACAGAGTTGGTTGTCAGTTAAGG CAGTGTCCAGGCCTGACAGCTCTTCATCTCTTATACCACTAATTGTTGGGCTGGTTTgtggaattatttttattattctccTGCTCCTGTTGTGTTGCTACAGACGATCCAAAGGTGAGACTTTTTCACtctga